A window of the Budorcas taxicolor isolate Tak-1 chromosome 8, Takin1.1, whole genome shotgun sequence genome harbors these coding sequences:
- the ABITRAM gene encoding protein Abitram — protein sequence MTTEPEDPEAALAAEPAVPSLVDRYFTRWYKADVKGKPCEDHCILQHSNRICVITLAGSHPVLQSGKTIKSISYQISTNCSRLQNKVSGKFKRGAQFLTELAPLCKIYCSDGEEYTISSCVRGRLMEVNENILHKPSILQEKPSTEGYIAVVLPKFEESKSITEGLLTQKEYEEVVVKRLKATAAAS from the exons ATGACTACCGAGCCCGAGGACCCTGAGGCCGCCTTGGCTGCTGAGCCTGCGGTGCCGTCGCTTGTGGATCGTTACTTTACTCGCTGGTACAAAGCGG ATGTCAAAGGAAAACCCTGTGAAGACCACTGTATACTACAGCACTCTAACCG AATATGTGTCATCACGTTGGCAGGATCTCATCCAGTTCTTCAAAGTggaaaaacaattaaaagcaTTTCTTATCAAATCAGTACCAACTGTAGCAGACTTCAGAACAAAGTCTCTGGGAAATTTAAGCGG GGGGCACAGTTTCTCACAGAACTTGCACCTCTGTGTAAGATTTACTGCTCAGATGGAGAAGAATATACCATATCTAG ctgTGTTAGGGGACGGTTGATGGAAGTGAATGAAAACATTCTCCATAAACCATCTATTCTTCAAGAGAAG CCATCTACCGAAGGCTACATTGCAGTTGTGTTGCCCaaatttgaagaaagtaaaagCATAACAGAAGGGTTATTGACACAAAAGGAGTATGAAGAAGTTGTGGTGAAACGCCTCAAAGCCACAGCAGCTGCCTCATGA